The following coding sequences are from one uncultured Tateyamaria sp. window:
- a CDS encoding FliM/FliN family flagellar motor C-terminal domain-containing protein, which yields MAETPSTKALASDAHNPFTAVPIEITVSVGRARPLVRDLVMLGSNAVLTLDKRVDDPVDLYVGDKLIARGTLEEAEGADEGQLVVRLTEILDLGAGL from the coding sequence ATGGCTGAAACTCCCTCGACCAAAGCTCTGGCCTCGGACGCGCATAATCCCTTCACGGCTGTGCCGATCGAAATTACGGTGTCTGTCGGGCGCGCCCGTCCACTGGTACGCGACCTGGTGATGCTGGGCTCGAATGCCGTCCTCACGCTGGACAAACGTGTCGATGATCCCGTGGACCTGTATGTGGGTGACAAGTTGATCGCCCGCGGGACTTTGGAAGAAGCCGAAGGTGCAGATGAAGGTCAACTGGTTGTCCGGTTGACCGAGATCCTCGACCTTGGCGCAGGTCTTTGA